Genomic DNA from Desulfuromonas versatilis:
GCGAACCAGACGACGTAGGGCTCGGGCAGGTCGATAAGCAGCCGCCCGGCGTATTTGCCGAAAGGCATGCGGGTTGCCGCCAGCTCCAGCAGCGCCTGGTGGTCGAATGGTTCCATGGTCCTCCCCTTCCCTCTTTCCCTTGGCAAGTGATCGTTTTTGAGCCTGCGGTTCAGGCGCCCCCGCCCGAAACAGCCAGCGGCCCGCCGGGCTCGTCGCCGATCATGGCCAGATGTTTCCAGCGCCCGCTGCGGTAGCGCAGGTAGAACACTCCGCTGAAGCAGAGAAACAGCCCGATCAGCGCCAGCCAAGCGCTTTGCGGGGGCAGCTGGAATACCTTGAGCAGGACGAACAGCAGCGGCACCAGCAGCCAGTGCATGGTGACCGAGACCGTCATGGCCCAGAAGGTGTCGCCGGCGGCGCGCAGCGCCCCGCTGAACACCACCATCACCGCGTCGGCCAACACGTAGAGCGAGGCCAGCCGCAGCATGCCGACGGCCAGCGGCGCCGCCTGGGAAAAGGTCTCGTCGGCCCCCTGGGGGCGAAAGATCTCGACCAGTTGCTCGGGCAGGCAGACGAACAGCAGCAGAATCACCGAGGAGTAGATCCAGCCCATTTTCAGCCCCGAGATGGCGGCCCGCTCGGCGATCTCGGGATGGCTTGCTCCCAGGTAGCGCCCCACCAGGCTGACCACGCCGATCTGGATGCCGATCAGCGGCACGAAGGAGACCATGTCCCAGTTGAAGACGACGGTGACCGCGGTGGCCGTAGTCAGCCCGTGGGAGTGGAAGATGAGGATCATGACGGTGAAGGCCAGCAGGTTGAGAAACATCTCCACCCCGGCGGGAGAGCCGAAACGCAACAGCTTTTTCATCACCGCCCGCTCCAGGCGCAGGGCGTCGAGCACACCGTAGGCCTGGCGGTTGTCCCTGCCGAAATAAACCGCGACCAGCACCGCCAGCCCGCACAGGCTGCCGAGCAGCGTCCCCCAGGCCGCCCCGCGGATGCCCAGGGCGGGCACCCCGAAGCGGCCGAAGATGAGCAGGTAATTGGCGCCGACGTTGACCAGCATGGCGACCAGGGCGGCGAGCATCACCACCCGCGTGCGGCCGATTCCGGAGAAGAAGCTCGCCAGGCAGGTGCGCAGCAGCACCGGCAGGGCGCCGTAGAGCAGGATGTCGAAATACTGCCGCTGGGGCGCCAACTGCTCCGGGGCGATCCCCGCCAGGGCGAACAGGCCGTGGGCCAGCGGCCGCCCCGCCAGGATCAAGGGATAGGCGACCAGGGCGATGAGCAGGGCCTGGGAAACCACCAGCGCGCAGCGTTGCCGCTCTCCTGCCCCCAGGTACTGGGCCACCAGGGCGGTGGCGTAGCCGGTCAGGCCGATGAAGAAGGTCATCATCATGAAGCTGGTCAGTCCGCCGGCCATGGCCGCGCTCATCTGCTCCGGCCCAAGCCGCGACAAAAACAGCCGGTCGGTGAAGATCAGCAGCGTCTCGCAGCCGTGGGAGACCACCATCGGCAGGGCAATGGCGAGCATCTCGCGCATGCCGCCCGGCGTGGGGACCACAGAATGAGGCATTTGCGTCTTGTCCATGAATCTTTTCACCCCGGGGCAGACGCGCGGCCTGCCCGCAAAAAACAAGAAACTGCTGGCGCCCGAAGCGGCTCCAGCAGTTCCCCTATTTCAACGCCGATGGCGCGGAAAGTCAATACGCCATCTCCGCCACCGAGATTTCGGTTCAAAAACCGAGCAAAATCGACCATCTCCAGATTCTGGCGCAGGGCGGAGCGAATCGATCGGTCACCTTACCCAGGT
This window encodes:
- a CDS encoding DUF3820 family protein — protein: MEPFDHQALLELAATRMPFGKYAGRLLIDLPEPYVVWFAGQGFPEGKLGRMLQTVYEIKVNGLEFLFEPLRPGPG
- a CDS encoding MATE family efflux transporter → MDKTQMPHSVVPTPGGMREMLAIALPMVVSHGCETLLIFTDRLFLSRLGPEQMSAAMAGGLTSFMMMTFFIGLTGYATALVAQYLGAGERQRCALVVSQALLIALVAYPLILAGRPLAHGLFALAGIAPEQLAPQRQYFDILLYGALPVLLRTCLASFFSGIGRTRVVMLAALVAMLVNVGANYLLIFGRFGVPALGIRGAAWGTLLGSLCGLAVLVAVYFGRDNRQAYGVLDALRLERAVMKKLLRFGSPAGVEMFLNLLAFTVMILIFHSHGLTTATAVTVVFNWDMVSFVPLIGIQIGVVSLVGRYLGASHPEIAERAAISGLKMGWIYSSVILLLFVCLPEQLVEIFRPQGADETFSQAAPLAVGMLRLASLYVLADAVMVVFSGALRAAGDTFWAMTVSVTMHWLLVPLLFVLLKVFQLPPQSAWLALIGLFLCFSGVFYLRYRSGRWKHLAMIGDEPGGPLAVSGGGA